One window from the genome of Acidobacteriota bacterium encodes:
- a CDS encoding DNA-directed RNA polymerase subunit beta' — AVVDDKGREKERYPVVYGARVLVEDGAPVKQNQILLEWDPYTFSILTEISGAIHFKDLVDGLTLQEQVDELTGMSQLVVVDSPDEKRQPMIQVRPEGATGSRSETKKYLMPTHAHLMVRDGEEVHAGDVLATIPRETTKSKDITGGLPRVVELFEARKPRETAIISEINGTVKYGEVSKGQRKIYVVGEDGQQREYALPRGVHINVQEGERVKAGEPLMDGPRNPHDILDVLGEKELQKYLVNEIQEVYRLQGVNINDKHIETIVRQMMRWVKIEDVGDTEFLIDDVVDRFRFIEENERVVTSGGVPAKGRPMLLGITKASLSTDSFISAASFQETTRVLTEASISGRTDTLRGLKENVTMGRLIPAGTGFYAYSHVHIPSDTPPPSPQAPYEDMDADRDIDYLTDPDELLDRDRGEVVE, encoded by the coding sequence GCGGTGGTGGACGACAAGGGACGCGAAAAAGAGCGCTACCCGGTGGTCTACGGCGCGCGCGTTCTGGTGGAGGACGGCGCCCCGGTCAAACAGAACCAGATTCTGCTCGAGTGGGACCCGTACACATTCTCGATTCTTACCGAGATCAGCGGCGCCATTCACTTCAAGGACCTGGTGGACGGGCTGACCCTGCAGGAGCAAGTGGACGAGCTCACCGGCATGTCGCAGCTCGTGGTGGTGGATTCACCCGACGAGAAGCGGCAGCCGATGATTCAGGTCCGCCCGGAAGGCGCGACCGGCTCGCGCTCGGAAACCAAGAAATACCTCATGCCCACGCACGCGCACCTGATGGTCCGCGACGGGGAGGAGGTTCATGCCGGCGACGTGCTCGCGACGATCCCGCGAGAAACCACGAAGTCCAAGGACATCACGGGCGGCCTGCCGCGCGTGGTGGAACTGTTCGAGGCCCGCAAGCCCCGTGAAACCGCGATCATCTCCGAAATCAACGGCACGGTGAAGTACGGCGAAGTGAGCAAGGGCCAGCGCAAGATCTACGTGGTCGGCGAAGACGGGCAGCAGCGCGAATACGCTCTGCCGCGCGGCGTGCACATCAACGTGCAGGAAGGCGAGCGCGTCAAGGCGGGCGAACCGCTCATGGACGGCCCGCGCAACCCTCACGACATCCTGGACGTTCTCGGCGAAAAGGAGCTGCAGAAGTACCTTGTCAACGAGATCCAGGAGGTCTACCGTCTGCAGGGCGTCAACATCAACGACAAGCACATCGAGACCATCGTCAGGCAGATGATGCGGTGGGTGAAGATCGAGGATGTGGGCGACACCGAGTTCCTGATCGACGACGTGGTGGATCGGTTCCGGTTCATCGAGGAGAACGAGCGCGTGGTGACGTCTGGTGGCGTGCCCGCGAAGGGACGCCCGATGCTGCTCGGCATCACCAAGGCGTCGCTCTCGACCGACTCGTTCATCTCGGCGGCCTCGTTCCAGGAGACCACGCGCGTGCTCACCGAGGCGTCCATCAGCGGGCGCACCGATACGCTGCGCGGTCTCAAGGAGAACGTCACGATGGGCCGGCTCATCCCGGCCGGGACGGGCTTCTACGCGTACTCGCACGTCCACATCCCGTCGGACACGCCGCCGCCGTCGCCGCAGGCGCCGTACGAGGACATGGACGCCGACCGCGACATCGACTACCTGACCGACCCCGACGAACTCCTCGACCGGGACCGCGGCGAGGTGGTCGAGTAG
- a CDS encoding PadR family transcriptional regulator codes for MLDRELKKGAAELVILSIVETQARHGYEISKLIEERSHGHLRFHVASLYPLLYRLEERGWLKGRWVEKAGQRRRRYYALTPDGTRVLGAQRETWRTFVLAMSLVTGADHA; via the coding sequence ATGCTCGATCGCGAGCTGAAGAAGGGCGCCGCCGAGCTCGTCATCCTGTCGATCGTCGAGACGCAGGCGCGGCATGGGTACGAGATCAGCAAGCTGATCGAGGAGCGATCCCACGGCCACCTGCGCTTCCACGTCGCGTCGCTCTACCCGCTCCTCTATCGCCTCGAAGAACGCGGCTGGCTGAAAGGGCGCTGGGTGGAGAAGGCGGGCCAGCGCCGTCGCCGCTACTACGCGCTCACGCCCGACGGCACGCGTGTGCTCGGCGCGCAGCGCGAGACGTGGCGCACGTTCGTCCTTGCGATGTCGCTCGTCACGGGAGCCGACCATGCCTGA
- a CDS encoding ABC transporter permease: MPDWKPLVRERLATLRLDPSREHEILEELAEHLDQRYEELLREGCGEAEARRTSLDELVEPDVLAEYMRPLKQAHVPEPIAPGTPRSALLGDLWQDLRYGIRTLRRQPGFAATAVLTLALGIGATSALVALADATLLRPLPFPEPERNVVIWERTAASQRERASLLNMEDWRARGRSVEAVAGLTPNVGSMVLSKADGTADSVSRQWVTYGYFDALGLRPIVGRFFTADDDRARALVVVLSESLWRSHFDADPALIGTTVRLDGEQWTVVGIAPGSAQVTPTSMWAIRPYLGAPPRVRGFHNVVAIGRLKPGVTVAAAQADLARVSEELAREHAETNAGRSVSIEPMRDTLVGRDLRLTSALLLGVVVAVLLLCCANIASLLLVRATARSRELAIRSALGADRARVARQLLTESLLLALVGGGLGLSLGAGIVRLAPLVIPDGLLPSLVTLTFDGRVAAMSAAITLAAGLLFGMTPAWHAARIAPAAALAAEGRSVTGRGERLRSLLVGGEVAAAVLLLVGAGLLLRTLMAVAWTDRGYRAESVLTMTIDPLSSRYPDDASELQLYEDLRTEISAVPGVRDVAFATTLPLGRSYFGDVPFHVTGEPLPADGRYPTADHQIVSSRYFDTIDLPLVAGRAFTDGDRDGTVPVCIVNEAFVARYLAGRTAVGARLEVRSGDGPESPPVVREIVGVARQVKGRPDETDAFAQIYVPLTQFAVGDVFLLVRPQSGSSAALAPSVKAAIGRVDRDQLVSVRDTITLEAVAASASGGHRFRALLVAAFAALALVMAMVGLFGVMAYAVQQRRRELGLRRVLGARGGDVLRVVLGSAWRTLVGGTVVGLLLALAAGRALATLLYGVSAVDPTTFAVVIVVVVLTTTLAAIVPALRALRVHPAVVLRE, from the coding sequence ATGCCTGACTGGAAGCCGCTGGTGCGTGAGCGCCTGGCCACCCTGCGCCTCGATCCGTCCCGCGAGCACGAGATTCTCGAGGAGCTCGCCGAGCATCTGGATCAGCGCTACGAGGAACTGCTCCGCGAGGGGTGCGGGGAGGCGGAGGCGCGGCGGACGTCGCTCGACGAGCTCGTCGAGCCTGACGTGCTCGCGGAGTACATGCGGCCGCTGAAGCAGGCGCACGTGCCGGAGCCCATCGCACCTGGCACGCCGCGCAGCGCGTTGCTCGGCGATCTCTGGCAGGACCTGCGCTACGGCATCCGCACACTGCGTCGTCAGCCCGGCTTTGCGGCCACGGCGGTGCTCACGCTCGCACTCGGCATCGGCGCCACGAGTGCACTGGTCGCGCTTGCCGACGCCACGCTGCTGCGCCCGCTGCCGTTCCCGGAGCCTGAACGCAACGTGGTGATCTGGGAGCGCACGGCGGCGTCGCAGCGCGAACGCGCCTCCCTTCTGAACATGGAGGACTGGAGGGCCAGGGGCCGCAGCGTCGAGGCTGTCGCCGGCCTCACGCCCAACGTCGGGAGCATGGTCCTGAGCAAGGCCGACGGGACCGCCGACTCGGTGTCTCGCCAGTGGGTCACCTACGGCTACTTCGACGCGCTGGGCCTGCGGCCGATCGTCGGCCGGTTCTTCACCGCTGACGACGATCGTGCCCGGGCGTTGGTGGTCGTCCTGAGCGAGTCGCTGTGGCGCTCGCATTTCGATGCCGATCCGGCGCTGATCGGTACGACCGTCCGTCTCGACGGCGAGCAGTGGACCGTCGTCGGCATCGCGCCCGGGTCGGCGCAGGTGACGCCCACATCCATGTGGGCCATACGGCCATACCTCGGCGCGCCGCCGCGAGTCCGCGGATTCCACAACGTCGTGGCGATCGGCCGCCTGAAGCCGGGCGTGACCGTTGCCGCCGCGCAGGCGGACCTGGCGCGCGTGTCGGAGGAACTGGCTCGCGAGCACGCAGAGACCAATGCGGGCCGCAGCGTGTCGATCGAACCGATGCGCGATACCCTCGTCGGGCGCGATCTCAGACTCACCAGCGCGCTGCTCCTCGGCGTTGTCGTGGCGGTGCTGTTGCTCTGCTGCGCCAACATCGCGTCGCTGCTGCTCGTGCGTGCCACGGCCCGGAGTCGCGAACTGGCCATCCGATCCGCACTCGGCGCCGATCGCGCACGCGTGGCGCGGCAGCTCCTCACCGAGAGCCTGCTCCTGGCCCTTGTCGGCGGCGGGCTCGGCCTCTCCCTCGGCGCGGGGATCGTGCGCTTGGCACCCCTGGTGATTCCAGATGGCCTCCTGCCGTCGCTCGTGACGCTCACGTTCGACGGCCGCGTGGCGGCCATGAGCGCGGCGATCACGCTGGCTGCGGGTCTGCTCTTCGGCATGACGCCGGCATGGCATGCCGCCCGGATCGCGCCGGCCGCGGCACTGGCCGCCGAGGGGCGATCGGTGACAGGGCGCGGCGAACGACTGCGATCGCTGCTGGTGGGTGGCGAGGTCGCCGCAGCGGTGTTGCTGCTCGTGGGGGCTGGCCTGCTGCTGCGGACGCTCATGGCCGTCGCGTGGACCGACCGCGGCTACCGCGCCGAGAGCGTGCTGACGATGACGATCGACCCGCTGAGCAGCCGGTATCCGGACGACGCCTCGGAGTTGCAGTTGTATGAAGACCTGCGGACCGAGATTTCGGCGGTGCCCGGCGTGCGAGACGTCGCGTTCGCCACGACGCTGCCCCTGGGCCGGTCGTACTTCGGAGACGTGCCGTTCCATGTGACGGGCGAACCGCTGCCGGCGGACGGCAGGTACCCGACCGCCGACCACCAGATCGTGAGCTCGCGCTACTTCGACACCATCGACCTGCCTCTCGTCGCGGGGCGCGCGTTCACCGACGGCGATCGCGACGGCACGGTCCCTGTCTGCATCGTCAACGAGGCGTTCGTGGCGCGGTACCTGGCTGGGCGTACGGCTGTCGGCGCGCGTCTCGAGGTGAGGTCGGGCGATGGGCCGGAGTCGCCGCCGGTCGTGCGCGAGATCGTGGGCGTGGCGCGACAGGTCAAGGGACGTCCTGACGAAACGGACGCCTTCGCGCAGATCTACGTGCCGCTCACGCAGTTCGCCGTGGGTGACGTGTTCCTCCTGGTGCGCCCGCAGTCGGGTTCGTCCGCTGCTCTCGCACCATCGGTGAAGGCGGCGATCGGACGTGTCGATCGCGATCAGCTCGTGAGCGTACGGGACACGATCACGCTCGAGGCGGTCGCGGCGTCCGCTTCAGGTGGACACAGATTCCGCGCGTTGCTCGTGGCCGCATTCGCGGCGCTGGCGCTCGTGATGGCGATGGTCGGCCTGTTCGGCGTGATGGCGTATGCGGTGCAGCAGCGTCGGCGTGAGCTCGGCCTGCGACGCGTACTCGGCGCACGGGGCGGCGACGTGCTGCGTGTGGTGCTCGGATCCGCGTGGCGCACGCTCGTCGGCGGTACGGTGGTCGGCCTGCTCCTGGCGCTCGCCGCCGGTCGTGCGCTCGCCACGCTGCTCTACGGCGTCTCGGCCGTCGATCCCACGACATTCGCTGTCGTCATCGTCGTCGTCGTTCTCACCACGACCCTGGCCGCCATCGTCCCCGCGCTGCGCGCCTTGCGCGTCCATCCCGCGGTGGTGTTGCGGGAGTAG
- a CDS encoding protein kinase: MSETPTHISHYEIRRVLGEGGMGTVYLATDTLLRRPVALKVLRADTEDQRERFRREARIVARLQHPNIVAIYTVGEHEQQPFIAMEYIEGEPLSEGIRRRAPWNLQRKLLMAADLCAGLAFAHRAGVIHRDVKPSNLIVSSGSGTVRLLDFGIARGGGDIGATMGLTMQGNIVGTLNYMSPEQITGQDLDHRSDIFAVGLVLYELLTYEKAFPGNNLATLTYQIVHGSPTPLQELLPDPDPALCAVVERAMARSPDDRYPHLDAMRTDLLRVASAASRESGAHAPEPGTDGHHTAASPPLIWSHALDRTESSAGPDTPRSTAPIDGGVRVTAEEPVAAPAPPVRGARWPLVAGAAGVVLASILAVVLWTSSGGMRRDGESTPPAPVDAPRTPGETTADPRVPVTPAESPESSGKADGTPGTSGTIATPSRVDDRHPRKAAADAPVAPVTMDTRGGEGARDTTPVTPPREAVSPPPVVPPPVTSGETRPVTEPTPPVRQAEAAGPSDESLIQTQLTNWARAYSARDARAVDAVQPGAYGALQDQFSQLRSVELALSGCRISVDATSGSASADCAESFVAELRVGGRRTTDTRRRVFSLTKAPTWRITATRIVR, encoded by the coding sequence TGTTGCGACGACCCGTCGCGCTCAAGGTCCTCCGCGCAGACACCGAGGACCAACGCGAACGCTTCAGACGTGAAGCCCGTATCGTCGCACGACTCCAGCACCCGAACATCGTCGCGATCTATACGGTCGGCGAGCACGAGCAGCAGCCGTTCATCGCGATGGAATACATCGAGGGTGAACCGCTCTCGGAAGGCATCCGCCGGCGCGCGCCCTGGAACCTCCAGCGCAAGCTCCTGATGGCGGCCGACCTCTGCGCGGGACTCGCGTTCGCGCATCGCGCGGGGGTCATCCATCGCGACGTCAAACCGTCCAACCTCATCGTGAGCAGCGGGTCGGGCACGGTCCGCCTGCTCGACTTCGGCATCGCCCGCGGCGGCGGAGACATCGGCGCCACCATGGGCCTGACGATGCAGGGCAACATCGTCGGGACCCTGAACTACATGTCGCCGGAGCAGATCACCGGCCAGGACCTCGACCACCGCAGCGACATCTTCGCCGTCGGCCTCGTGCTCTACGAACTGCTCACGTACGAGAAGGCGTTCCCGGGCAACAACCTCGCCACCCTGACCTATCAGATCGTCCACGGTTCCCCGACGCCGCTGCAGGAACTGCTGCCGGATCCCGATCCCGCGCTCTGCGCGGTCGTCGAGCGCGCGATGGCGCGATCGCCAGACGACCGCTATCCACACCTCGACGCGATGCGCACGGATCTGCTGCGCGTGGCCTCCGCGGCGAGTAGGGAATCAGGCGCGCACGCGCCGGAGCCGGGGACCGATGGTCATCACACGGCGGCAAGCCCGCCGCTCATCTGGTCGCATGCACTGGATCGGACGGAGTCGTCCGCAGGTCCCGATACGCCACGGTCGACAGCCCCCATCGACGGTGGAGTCAGGGTCACCGCCGAGGAACCCGTCGCCGCTCCTGCGCCGCCCGTTCGCGGTGCGCGCTGGCCACTCGTGGCAGGCGCTGCCGGCGTCGTGCTCGCGAGCATCCTTGCCGTGGTGTTGTGGACCAGCAGCGGTGGGATGCGTCGCGACGGAGAATCCACTCCGCCGGCGCCCGTCGACGCGCCGCGTACGCCAGGCGAAACGACAGCGGATCCGCGGGTACCTGTCACACCCGCGGAGTCGCCCGAGTCGTCGGGCAAGGCCGACGGTACGCCAGGCACATCCGGAACAATCGCCACGCCGTCGCGCGTGGACGACAGGCACCCGCGCAAGGCTGCCGCCGACGCACCGGTTGCCCCCGTGACGATGGATACGCGCGGTGGCGAGGGTGCCCGCGATACCACGCCCGTCACGCCACCACGTGAGGCTGTCTCGCCACCGCCGGTCGTCCCGCCACCGGTGACGTCGGGCGAAACGCGTCCCGTCACCGAACCGACGCCGCCTGTCCGGCAGGCAGAAGCGGCAGGACCGAGTGACGAGTCGTTGATCCAGACGCAGCTCACCAACTGGGCCCGCGCGTACTCGGCGCGCGACGCACGCGCCGTCGACGCGGTGCAGCCGGGCGCGTATGGCGCGCTGCAGGACCAGTTCAGCCAGCTGCGCAGCGTCGAACTCGCGCTCAGCGGCTGCCGCATCTCGGTGGACGCGACGTCGGGCTCGGCCTCGGCCGACTGCGCCGAGTCGTTCGTCGCCGAACTCCGCGTCGGCGGCCGCCGCACCACCGACACTCGTCGCCGCGTGTTCAGCCTGACAAAGGCGCCCACGTGGCGCATCACGGCGACCCGGATCGTGAGATAG